The DNA region ggatttggaCCGTGAACCGGTTCGATGGAACCGtttcatgatattatttttttttggttctttGACATGCAAACAATATAAATAGTGCCCCTCAAATGTCTTACGTGActcacatttaatttttaaaaaacactgAATAGGGGTACTTAGCCATACTTTTAACGGTccaattcctatttttttttttaaattttttgtgctttttttttgtcCGATTCGATGGAACCGGttcatgttattatttttttgcgtTCTTTGACGTGCATACAATATAAATAGAGCTCCTCGAATGTCTTGGGCGACTcgcacataatttttaaaaaatgtcaaacacGGGTACTTAGTCATACTTTCAACGGtccaaatcctatttttttttaattttttgtgcttttttttgTACGATTCAATGGAACCGgttcatgatattttttttttttgttctttgacGTGCAAACAATAGAAATAGTGCCCCTCGAATGTCTTAGGCAACTtccacataattttaaaaaaacgccGAACACGGGTACTTAGCCATACTCTTAACGGtccaaatcctattttttttcaatattttgtgcTTTTTTTTGTCCGATTCGATGGAACCGGttcatgatattattatttttgggttctttgacgtgcAAGCAATAGAAATAGTGCCCCTCGAATATCTTAGGCAACTcgcacataatttttaaaaaaatgccgAAAAAGGGTACTTAGCCATACTTTTAACAGtccaaatcctattttttttaatattttgtgtttttttgtccGGTTCGATGGAACCGGTTTACGATATTATttcttttgggttctttgacgtgcAAACAATAGAAATAGTGCCCTTCGATTGTTTTAGGCGACTcgcacataatttttaaaaaacgcaGAACACAGGTACTTAGGCATACTTTTCACGAtccaaatcctattttttttaattttttgtgctttctttttttccGATTCGATGGAACTGGTTcacgatattattttttttgggttctttgatgtGCAAACAATAGAAATAGCGCCCCTCAAATGTCTTAGGCAACTcacacataatttttaaaaaacaccgAACAGGGGTACTTAATCATACTTTTAACGGtccaattcatatttttttttaattttttgtgcttttttttgGTCCGATTCGATGGAATCGGTTCacgctattatttttttttttgcgttcTTTCACGTGCATACAATAGAAATAGCACCCCTCGAATGTCTTAGGCGACTcacacataatttttaaaaaacgccgaacatgggtacttagCCATACTTTTAAGGGTcaaattcctatttttttttattttttgtgctttttagTTCTAGGTgtaattagattttattttcagcAATTGATTATGTCATTCACAAACAGTAtacagaaaattaaataatgaaacaaatatttaacaaaatatgtattaccaaaataatgtaacactaacaataatgttatcaaatacaaaaataatacacaTCATATCAAAAGCTAATCTATGCGTTGTCTATGTCACGCCCTAAGACTTCCATCAGAGGCCTTTCCCTTAGCGAGCCACAGGCAATCTTCCATGATCTCATGTAACTTTGTTCCTGCAGTCaccatcctaaggttgagcacacgctccaacctttCTACGATTGCTTCGCAACCTTCACAAGAAACCTGTCACAGTCATAAAAACACAGtgattacaaaatattaaataaaaaacaaattacaaaCCACTTAACCAAACTAAAATACCACTGAATGTCTGGGAGATCAGCTGCAATTGGAACCTCCGGGACATGTGGCTCGACGTATGCTTCCACATCTAGGGCAGCTGGTTGTCTGGGCTCATCGCCTTCGTGAGTTGGCGTGACAAACGGGTGAGATATCTGGAAATACCACTCCATGTAGTCCATTGATACCTGCCCGGGGACAACACAAATCTCACCCGCGGGTGCTAAATGGTCCCCGAAATGCATCCACCTCTCGTCTATCTCGTCATACGACAAAGAAGCAGTAACCGGCGGTGGAGGGATGGTCTGGATGTACCCGAACTGTCGTAGCACCCGCTCTGGTCGGACGTAAACCACAACATGACCCCATCTGAGCTGCCCATGGTAGCATGAAATAAGCTTGAAGCCCCTAACTGCCTGGTGCTCACTATAGGGCAACCAGGAAACGTCTGTGATCGTCAGAGCATCTAAACGTGCCCTGTATGGCGCTCCCTTGATCCCATTCATGTGCGCCTTTGTTGTAAGCCACCTCTAGGCACGTGGGGTAGTCTCAGCGTACGCATCATCAATGACGCACTGATGAACACTGCGAAAGTGCTCATATATCCAGCACTACACAAATAAAgtgaacataacataaaaaaacctttaaaattcattttccaaCTTAAACCtgattatgaaatttaaaatttacctGTAAGAGCGTCAAGTACCCACCCATTTATCGTGTGGGGGTCTGTGAAGCTTCATTTAGCTGGTCATACATGTGAACCAGCGCGGCAACTCCCCAGGCATAGCCCGCAGACTGACTCGGGTCTCGAAACGCCTTCAGATGCACCACATGAAAAtgggttgcactcttattagcaaaaagagcaCAACCCACCAGGTGGAGAAGGCAAGCATGCGCCACTACAATCCAACGTTGGGCCTGGCATCTACTCTCAATCTCTCATACACCTCACGAAGCTATGACAGTCGTATGTAAGCCCCATGAGCACGTACGGTCTCAGCTCGAGCCTCCTTGCCGGATACCTCTAGAAGCTCCGTTAACAGCAAGACCACCTCGTCCACGCCCAGAGGCTCAAACCTGTGTAATGCCCCTGTGATAGGAAGATGGAGGAGACACGCCACATCGTCCAGTGTGATCGTCAACTCCCCCactggaaggtggaaggtgctggTCTTCCTATGTCACCTCTCCGCAAATGCGGATATCAGTCCAGGATCGCCGGTGACCATAGAACACCCGATCAATGGACTTAATCTGGTGCCGGCAACAAGGTCTTCAATCTCAGGCGTTGGACTCCTAAATTTATCAACTTTCCTACCATAGGAGACCAGCTTCAACTCAGGTCGTTCCTGAGTTGAATAACACAACATAAAAGTTAATTAGACATTCATTATCAcaaacaacacaacaaaaaataaataattatcaacTACTAACACGTCCAGATTAAAATACCTCACCACACCAGATATTGTATGCCACATGGTCTGCAAATGATGTCAGCAATGATGTGTCATGTGGCCCACTAGGGAATCCCTCGCCATGCTCAGTAGGTGATCCCTCGGCACCATCAGCAGCTACGTCTGCAACATCTACGTTCGCAGCATCTAAGTCTGCAGTCGAAATGTCCTCATCCACATAAGGAACATCCTTTGTCACATCAAGAATATCCTCAGTCACCTGAGGAGGAACATCCTCAATCACCTGAGGAACTTTCTCAGCGACATCAACCTGAACCCGTTGCCTACGGGCAGAAGCGATAGGCCTACGATGCCGGGAAACATCAATATCATCCTCATCTCGACCCATGCCTCTGTCTGTACCACTACCTAAGGCACGAGGTCCACCTCTtgttctaaccatgatctgaaAATCATGAAGAACAATGTAGTTTTTTTGGTCAAATTAACTATTCATATAATTGGTAAATAAAGTTTCTTAGTACTCATTTGGTTGAAAATTTTCTACCTAATGCAACACAAATAGGTATGTCATGCAATTTTATGTATGTTGGTTTCAGGAGAAATTCTTCTTAATTTTGGTCTAAAGTATTCCTTTGTATGTTTCAGGGAAGTAACACTTGACTATTTGAAATTATCACACAAGATGGTTAGAGGCATTGTGAAAATCTTGATAAGTAAGCTTGGGGTGTCACTAGATGACTCAAAAATTAATCTTGGGTGTGTAGTTAACATGAACTACTACCCACCATTTCCAATTCCAGAGCTCACAGTAGGTGTAGGACGCCACTCGGACTTCGGAACCATTATATTGTGTATATTCACGGTAAAGGAGATTGGGATAGTTTACAAAATGGGTCGTGTAAGACTAAAAGGGGCCCAAACCATGTGGAGATGAGGAAATGTGAAAATGACGAACAGGAGGCAACATGTAGCCATACAAAGGGGAGTGCAAATGATAACGTGACTAGGGGTACTCATAATAGGCTTGGCTCAATCACTACATTAGAGAAGCTAAGGGAGATAGTGATATGGAGGTGGTGCTATGAGTAGATTGGATAAGGCTTTGGTATGACTAGAGTGGTTACAAGCTTGGCCAAATGCAACGCAATTTGTTCCCGATAGATACATATCCAATCATTGTCCAATTATGATCAATCGTAAGAGCATTGGTTAGGGACCTCGTCCAATCAAGTGATTCTGTGACACATGCTTCAATTATGTCAACACATGTTGTTATCGTGTACAGCTGTTGGATAAATGTATTATTCATCCATGCCTTAAATTTTTAGAACCCTATCTAACATAATACTAGAGCTAGTCTTTTATAATATTAGAACATCTAGCTCAAATAGCATGGCTTCCAATCTGATTAAAGTGAGCACAAGCTTGGTTCTAGTAGTTTTAGTAGCTCTCACAGTtcaaattttatacttttcaccCATAGATCCAGTTTTGCTGGATATAAAACCTGTTACTTTACAGGTGAAAAGTTAATGGTTCTTAATTCTTATATACATGGTCTGTATGGTGTTGAAGAATTAGTATTTACTAGCTACTTTTTTTTGCTatatgtgtttgttttcttaacAGAATATCATTAAGCTTGGAGAAGGACTTTTGAAGGAGCCAGAAGATGTTGGTGTAGATAAAGAACAGATTCTCTATACAGCTACTCGAGATGGTTGGATTAAAAGATTGCGCAGGAATAATGGAAAATGGGAGAATTGGAAGCATATAGATAGTCATACTTTGCTAGTAATCGCAACAGCAAAAGAAGGTGGTCTCATTGTTTGTGATACTTCCAAGGTAAAATAAACTCTTGAACACAAGAAAAAGTGAAACTGTTTCAATAGTAGATAATGAACATATATTATGGTTTAGGATATTCAATAGCAAGAGGAGCATGCATGCATGCTCACATTTTTACTTAGAAATATGACATTCATTGCTATGGTTTGGATCTTTTACTTAGAAATATGACattgttattttcaaggatatagatatttttcgtatttttggTCTATAATGATTATATACAAGGCAAGGGTTATTCTAATTATTGGACTTAACAAGTGACAATGTATTTGATACATACAAACATAGCATGTGAAAAATCTATTTGATACAACACATGTACAATCATAGCATGTGAAAAATCAAAttccaaacaacaaaaaataaaaaaaaaatcaaagttttaAGCACTTacagaagaagttcttccgtatgAACGATTTTCACACCCAAACGCATATGGAAGAACGTTCTTCTGAGTTCTAAAAAACTCTTCGTCTCCTACCTCTCTCTCCCATGGATTCTCAGACCAAAAATCGATAAGTCTCCTACCCTAAAACCACCGTAAACTACATCATACTAGCAGATAAAAGGGGAGGGGAGATACGAAATACTAACCTCGACGGCAGACGCAACAAACGCACCAAAAAAACTTGAGCAACGAGCGACAATGGCAGAAGGAAGAGAAGGTTGAGTGTGCGGAAGAAGAAACGTTCATgcagaagagaagaagattTTCGAAATGCAGCGgaaggaggaagaagagaaaggtaATTGCTGGGCAATATGGCTCATTCATATAAttactgggtgcacctagcaacatcCTTGAGCTAAAGTGGGCGTTAATGCATTATATATGAGGCAATTGTTTCGTGTACCTAGTGTTCTACTAATACACCcagaaaattattgtaaattccAAAATTCTCTATGCTAATAAACATACGGATTCATAATCCATAAGAATAAGTTTACTGATTCGTAATCCATAAGAGTAAGCTTACGGATTCATAATCCATAAGAATAAGTTTACTGATTCGTAATCCATAAGAGTAAGTTACGAATTCATAATTTGTTTATGGATTTATAATCCGTAAGTTTACGTAATTTGTAACACGTAATCCatatacggattgtcaatccgtatgttCATACCTGTGACTTTCGGGTTATTATTACGACGCTCTAACCAACTAAGCTAAtaagtcaattatgttataaaataattaatgtcgctatatataacactaaaatttctaatctatatttaatgcacatgcaaatttacataataaattttgtgataattaattttgatctaataattaatttgtttacatatataaatttttatgaaacctatgatttttatatatgtaaaaaatttatgaaacctataattaatattttacatatttaaaatttttataagccttattacaattaattttgatttaataatatattttttacatatataaattttaaataaaaatcataggtttcataaaaattcatatatgtaaaaaaattaatttttaaattaaaattaattgtcacaaaatttattatgtaaatttgcatgtgcattaaatatacattagaaattttagtgttatatataacgacattaattatttccTGACATAATTAACCTATTATCTTAGTTAGTTATAGCCTCACTTGAAAGTCACATGTTCAAATCCTAGccattaatttgtaaaacacttcaaaaaaaattgtaatacatACATACGAATTACAAATTTGTAAGCTTACTCTTATAAATTACGAATTCATAAGCTTATTCTTAAAAAGTATGAATCACATGATTCAGTATGTTTATTAGCAGGAATATAAGGTGGATTATTAGGTATTATATGCAGAAAAATAGAACAAAGAATTTTTAGTTTAGAAACTGAAAagtgaattaattaataaaacatttatattCTATTACTAAAAGTATATAGTATGAAACTCGGTgattataaaatattgaaacaatTAAGTATAATATAAAAGCACtaagattataaatatatagttcTAGAATATGAAACTCGGTTATCCCACTTCCTCTATAACGTGCCTGTCTCCATCATCAAGTTGAGTTtgtatctttttcattcttttggaGCAAAGCTTGGTGCTTACTTTTGAGATAACCTGTGGGAAAGAGATAACATCTCAATCACACTGGTATATTGGTTCATCGGATACTAACAGAAGGTGATGACTCCGTACTAAGATATAGGTCGTACGTAGACATAATAGGTAAAATTGTACTGTCATTTAACATTCAACCGTGGAGCAGTTAAATCCCAAGACAAATAGTTCTGATTTCGTAGGCCCCTTGATGCAAGAAAAGCTATGCTTTTTCAATTGTTTACAATCTTTGTTGGATCATTGGTGGAAATGATGCAATCACACAAATGCTACACTCTTACATGCACCATGTCATCTACGCCTCAACCTTCTAATCCTATCATAACCATATATCACATGCTATAAATAACAAGTTAACTTTCCCTATACCAAATCACTTACAAGAATGGCTGCAGTGTTCTGGGTATTGGCTTTAGCTAGCCTCAGCTACCCGCTAGCCACAATCAATGCCCAAGCACCAGCAGGTACACCCTCCAATTGGCAACCTTCAACCCTTTCAGCACCCTCCAATTTACCAACCACAACCCCAAATGCACCTTCTACTTTGCCAACCACAACCCCAAATGCACCTTCTACATTGCCAACAACAAACCCAGTTGCACCCTCTACATTGCCAATCACAAACCCAGTTGCACCCTCTACATTGCCAACCACAACTCCAACTGCACCCTCAACATTGCCAAGAGCAACTTCCCCCTCTTCTAGTACACCATCAGTAGCCAAACAACCACCTGTTGTGGCTGCAACTCCTTCCACCTCAAAGAATCCACCAGTAACATCAACTTCTCCCACTTCTACTCCAACAACCACAGCTGCACCCTCCAAATTGCCAACTGCAGCTTCCCCCACTTCTGCCACAGCAACCCCTTTTCCTTCAGTAGCAACCTCTCCCACTTCTAGCAAAACACCAATTACCATTCAGACTCCTGTGAAATCACCACTTCCAAAAGCTACATCTCCAACATCTGCTCCTGTGAAATTACCAGTGCCCAAAGTTACAACTCCAACTTCTGCTCCTGTGAAATTACCTGATCCCAAGCCTTTACCACCATCATCTGCTCCAGTTAAATTACCAGTCCCCAAGGCTTTACCACCAACCTCCACTCCACTGAAACCACCAGTTCCCAAAACTACCCCTCCAAAAATTGCTCCTGTGAAGCCACCTGTTCCCAAAACTTTACCTCCAAAAATTGCTCCTGTGAAGCCACCTGTTCCCAAAACTTTACCTCCAAAAATTGCTCCTGTGAAGCCACCTGTCCCCAAGGTTACACCAGCATTAAGTCCAAAACCCCCATCCCCCAAAATCCCACCACCACAACCACCCAAAAACGCTCCTATTCCACCCCCTCCTCTGCCATTACCACCAGCTGAGGCACCACCATTGCCTACTCCAACACCATCCAAAGCACCAACACCAGCACCTGTACACAAAAAGAAAGCACCAAAATCATCACCTGCTCCTTCACCACTTAGTAGCACACCAACACCAGCACCAACGCCAGCGATTGAAACACCAACACCAGCTCCAGCACCTGAAGATGACACGCCACCACCCCCTCCCCACAGGCACAggagaagaagacacaagcaCAAGCACGAGAAACACCACGCACTTTCTCTGGCTCCAGCACCAACTATTACCCGGAGAAGTCCCCCAGCACCACTTGCTGGCGATATTGCTACAACCGATTCAGAAGAGACACAATCACCAGCACCAAGTCCCAATGCGGTAATATTTTCTTTGACCTcttaaacttaaataattacaaCTAtatctcatgtttttttttcttttttgtttacagAATGCTGCACAATCATACTATAGGCAAGGGAATATGTGGCCAACTATTGGACTCACTGCCATTTTGTTATCTGTTATCGCTTGACACGTGCAACATGATTCACTCTAAGCAGTGGTTTGGTTTGCAAAACATATCAAATCAGTTAAATGTATGAAACTGATCAATAACGAAAAGTTatacacatatttttatttttttttatttccttctttctttgtaTTGTGATCTTTGctcaaaaatattaatgatacgAGTTTTTGAATTGTTGAAACTATCAGGGACGTCTGCTATATATGCAGAAtgcagtatatatatatatatatatatatatatatatatatatataaactcgaTCAATTTCTGAAAATGCATGTTTATTTTCTCCAAAAAGTTGTACTTCGTAACAACTCCCACGATGACAATTAATATTTGGTGACAACCTCCAAAGCCATTCTGCCCACCAACGAGATCATGAACATTGATCCAGTAGTTGCTTGAAATAGAGTAAAGTCCAATTTAGATAGACTTCACAGtcataagaaactaaaaaaatagtaaatgcatattaattaaattttataaatatttaaaacaagaCTAAACATCTTATAAACAAGCACTAAACGGTTTTTAGACTAAGGTAGCAAGTTTAAACACTAAACAGATTCATCTACTAGAGTATAAGACCAGATACAACAACGAATCATCAATATATTATTCTAATTAATATAATcagtcaaaaaaattattaaatgattgtCGGACACTACTAAATTTTGACACATTAAGCTAAAATCTAACTATACATctaagaatgattttttttacaagtgtaaataaaatctaaaaatggaaaagaaagtcTCAAACTTTGGAACATTATAGTGAAGGAACAACAGGAGAGAAAAAAGGAGCAAAACAAAAGTAACATGTTATGTGTTAATTTCTCTTGCATTATACAATATTtgaatacataaaaatatatattaattttgaaaagaaaaaaaaaaagagctgcACATGCTACTAAATTAGATACTATTATATTATAGTTATAGTACATATTATATTGTAATAGTAATAgggttatataatatatattcattaGTTTTGAAAGGGAGGGAACTCAAGCCCATACTtgtgttaagaaaataaaaaaaaaatatttttgaatataataaatcatattttaattattaatatttgtatatatatatatatatatatatatatatatatatatatatatatatatatatatatatatatatatatatataatttaagttagaaataaaaataaaaggataaattaaaaaaagacagaatattaaacattaaaatCTATGATTATGATTACATAACCCCTTGGAGTATTTAGAAGAATTTCAAAGAGTACCGTACGTACTtccttttattagttgaaattcaTATGGATCCTAGTTATTACTGTTTTGTTTGAGTATTTTATAATACTCCTACTACACTGAAAAGTTTATCTTATTCGAATTTAATACAATGATTATAACAACAAGTAACAACTAATATCATTTAAGAGAAATTCATCTCTTTCTGTGAATCTAAATACTTATCGGCTTGAATTGGCTTCTGCGTTGAAATATATCATTTCATAACTAACAATTAAAAACCCTAAAGATCATGAGGTATATACACGTGTTTGATTtcctcaaactgaatttaccgAGACACGCATTGAATTTGAATCCTTCTTTCACGTTTAATATAATGTAGTTGAACAGGAGGAATACGTACAAACACACCCTTAACTAAGCATCTTAAGCATGGTCAGATAGTCGGCTAATTAACTTGGTTCGATACccatgtttattatcattttgcatgctcaggaattattttattaatatactaGTTAATCATCTGACtatattgattttgaatttgacaaCAGACAACAGGTTAAGTTCACAGTGTGCTAATAAGAAcaaggtttatatatatatctggTTGGTTTTGTAtctagattttgaatttgaaaaacaattatGATCACAATTTTTTAgctaaattttttataagcatGAGGCCTGACACAACACGCAGATTAATACTTAACAAGAAGGAATAAAACTCTTCTCTCTTTAGTttgcataaaatataatattaaatcttTCTTCAAGATCCGTTCCTCTCAAGCCAAATTgtaactattaattaaaatttaaaaaacgcATGATAATAGTGTATTTGGATTAATACACGCGCATTTTGGAGGGGAAAAGCTATAAAAATAATCTAttcttcataaataaaaataatacagtAAACGATTACGTACACCAGAAAAGGTTAAAagagtttatttaaaataaatcattttaatgaagagaaaactttgaaaaattagttttaattaggaATGTTTATTGTTTACGTCCCGTTTTCCTTCCTTACTTTAAATCCCATTATCCGtgaatttactattaaaaaaattaatttcaaattaacttttaagtttATAAAATTGGGACATTTAATATAgagactatttttttatctttagagAGTATTCCGTGTTTCCAAGGCAACCAAAAAATTTGGACGTGTagcattttccattttctgattACAGTAAGATTCGGaggtaataacatttttttaaatgatcaaattaagtcGATTAAAACATCCAAAAACACATAAAGTGAACATTGAGGAGGAAATTCTAGTGTAAATAAGATCTATATGGATTATGAAAATTCAAACAATCAACATCAGGCATAATGTTActattttgaatataaaataattatgtaaaagaagaatctttaaaattatttaatataaaattatctattaTCAATTGATAATGCTTACACTTTTTAGACAAATTCTACACGTATGTCCTATTAAAGgctacattttaattttacctaAACTTCGTTTTCATGAAGCATGAAGGAGTAGTTTACGAACTATGTATATGGTTggtattttgattaatttgctACCTATCAGCTGGCTTGGGCACAATAATATTCCTCATAAGAACAGTCGTCAAGAACAGTCATCAAATAGGCGTATGTATCTTTTGTGTTAATAAAGCGATACAATGTATTTATATATCTAATTGATCATGCATCCATATGACAGAAAAAAGGAACCTGAACAACACCACTAGTTAGTTGGACCTTGATACTTAATTAActaaagaataatattttaattaattatgaactttATCTAtatctagaaaaaaattaaattgttaataaaattatattttactccaaatttgcaaaataaataaataaggttgAATATGTTAGTAAGTTTAGACCTTTTTCATCttccaaacaaaataaataaataaattatatttgttgtgtCTCTACCAATGACTTGTATATTATTCACAAATTTAATGGCCACTTTAGTTAGGGGTGATCTAttgaaagatgttttttttctcttatttaattttatctaaaaattaaataaaaaaatcatgcatGCCTAGTCTAgtaacatatataatt from Glycine soja cultivar W05 chromosome 8, ASM419377v2, whole genome shotgun sequence includes:
- the LOC114424701 gene encoding uncharacterized protein LOC114424701, whose product is MVRTRGGPRALGSGTDRGMGRDEDDIDVSRHRRPIASARRQRVQVDVAEKVPQVIEDVPPQVTEDILDVTKDVPYVDEDISTADLDAANVDVADVAADGAEGSPTEHGEGFPSGPHDTSLLTSFADHVAYNIWCGEERPELKLVSYGRKVDKFRSPTPEIEDLVAGTRLSPLIGCSMVTGDPGLISAFAERFEPLGVDEVVLLLTELLEVSGKEARAETAFRDPSQSAGYAWGVAALVHMYDQLNEASQTPTR
- the LOC114422854 gene encoding extensin-like — translated: MAAVFWVLALASLSYPLATINAQAPAGTPSNWQPSTLSAPSNLPTTTPNAPSTLPTTTPNAPSTLPTTNPVAPSTLPITNPVAPSTLPTTTPTAPSTLPRATSPSSSTPSVAKQPPVVAATPSTSKNPPVTSTSPTSTPTTTAAPSKLPTAASPTSATATPFPSVATSPTSSKTPITIQTPVKSPLPKATSPTSAPVKLPVPKVTTPTSAPVKLPDPKPLPPSSAPVKLPVPKALPPTSTPLKPPVPKTTPPKIAPVKPPVPKTLPPKIAPVKPPVPKTLPPKIAPVKPPVPKVTPALSPKPPSPKIPPPQPPKNAPIPPPPLPLPPAEAPPLPTPTPSKAPTPAPVHKKKAPKSSPAPSPLSSTPTPAPTPAIETPTPAPAPEDDTPPPPPHRHRRRRHKHKHEKHHALSLAPAPTITRRSPPAPLAGDIATTDSEETQSPAPSPNANAAQSYYRQGNMWPTIGLTAILLSVIA